From the genome of Jannaschia sp. S6380:
CCAACAGGATCAGCCACGCGGTCACGAAGATCGACCAGGCGAACAGCGGCACCTTGTGCAGCGTCATGCCAGGCGCGCGCATGTTCAGGAATGTCGTGATGATGTTGATCGCGCCCAGGATGGACGACGCGCCCGAGACGTGTACCGCAAAGATCGCGATGTCGGTCGAGAAGCCCTGTTCCGTCGTCGAAAGCGGCGGATAGAGGACCCAGCCGATGCCCGAGCCGGTCTGCCCGTTGCCGCCCGGAACGAAGACCGACAGGACGGCCAGCGACGTGCCGGCCACGAACAGCCAGAACGACAGGTTGTTGAGGCGCGGGAACGCCATATCCGGCGCACCGATATGCAGCGGCATGAAGTAGTTGCCGAACCCGCCGAAGAGCGCCGGGATGACCACGAAGAACATCATCAGTATGCCGTGGCCCGTGACCAGCACATTCCAGAGGTGGCCGTTCGGCGTACACTCGCCCGCCGCGGCCGGCAGGAGCCGGGCACCCTCCAGACACATGAACTGGACGCCGGGGTCCATCAGTTCCATCCGCATGTAGACGGTGAAGGCGACCGAGATGAACCCGGCAAAACCCGACACCAGCAGGTACAGGATGCCGATGTCCTTGTGATTGGTGGACATGAACCAGCGCGTGAAGAAGCCGGGCTTCTCGTGATGGTCGTGTCCGGTGACTGCGGCGTCTGCCATGCGATCGCCCTCCGTGACGGGTTGCTCGAATCTGTGAACGCGCGTGAACCGCCCGTTTCGCCCGGGTTTAGCGGGGTGAACCAGCCGGGGCAACGGCACATGGCCGCGCATTTCGACGCATCGACCGCCCCGAAGCGGGTGTCGCGCTAGCGGCCCGGCGCGCCCGACCCGAAAGGCGAGGTTCGCCGCAGGGCCGCATCCAGATCGCCGATCGTGACCGGCAGGCCCAGATCCACCAGCGAGGTGACGCCATGCCCCGCGATACCGCAGGGGACGATGCCGTCGAAATGGGACAGGTCGGGCTCCACGTTGATGCTGATGCCGTGGAAGCTGACCCATTTCGACAGCCGGATGCCGATGGCGGCGATCTTGTCCTCGCGCGGGGTGCCGTCGGGCAGGGGCGGCAGGTCGGGCCGGGCGATCCAGACGCCCACGCGACCGTTCCGGATCTCGCCGCGCAGGCCGAATTCGGCCAGGGCCGCGATGACCCAGCGCTCCAGTGTCACGATGAAGGCGCGTATGTCGCGGCCGCGCGCGGCGACGTCCAGCATCACGTAGATCACCCGCTGCCCCGGCCCGTGATAGGTGTATTGTCCGCCGCGCCGGGCCTCGAACACGTCGAAGCGGTCCGGGTCCTTCAGGTCCGCCGGGTCGGCCGAGGTGCCGGCCGTGTAGAGTGGCGGATGCTCCAGCAGCCAGATCGCCTCGTTCGCATCGCCGGCACGGATAGCGGCGACCCGCGCCTCCATTTCGGCCAGGGCGACGGGATAGGGGACGGGCATGTCCGACGTGATCCACTCGGGGTGCATGGATCGCGGCTTAGGCGTCGGGCGCGGCGGGGGCAAGCGGGTGAAAAAACCCTCTTTCCTTTCCGCACGACCGTCGCTATCCCCGCGCCACGCCGAATGGGCTTTGCGGTCGTGGCGGAATTGGTAGACGCGCAGCGTTGAGGTCGCTGTGGGGTAACACCCGTGGAAGTTCGAGTCTTCTCGACCGCACCAGGCCACCCGGTCGAACGGACGCCGCCCCGACGGGGCGGCGTTCTTCGTTTGCGGGGGATGCCGTCGCCCTCGGGACGCGACCGGCTCAGGCCGTGCGCGCGCCCCAGCGGCGCCAGGCCGGGCGCGTGTCCGTAAGCTTGATCTCGCCGTGACGCTCCGACCCCAGGCGCAGCGTCGCCTCGCGCAGCACCTCGATTCCGGCATTCGCGTCGCGGGGCAGCGCGGCGCCGTCCAGCGGGCGACCGAAGGTGATGTGATAGGGTTGGACGTCCTTGTTCAGCGTTTCGTGGAACAGGGTGATGTCACGCAGCGTCGGATGGATCGCGTCGAACGCATAGAACATCGCCGAATTGCGGGCCCGGATATGGACCGGGATCACCGGCAGTTCAAACTTTCGCGCGATCATCGCGGCGCTGGCCATCCACGGACGTTCGTGCAAACGCAGGCCACGGCGCTTTGCCAGGCGCCCGGACGGGAAGATCACGCCGAGGCGCCCGCGATCCAGCGCCTTCCGCGTCAGCTGCATCGTCTCGCGCGTCTTGGTGACCGTGCGTCTCGACTCGCGCCACTCGACGGGCACGATGATTTCTTCGAACTGCGGCAGCACACGCAGGATGTCGCTGTTGGCGTAATAGAACGCGTCTGCACGCCGCTGTCTCAGGAGGTCGTGGAGAATGATCCCGTCCGCGATCCCCGTCGGATGATTCGCCACCAGAAGCGCCGGTCCGCCGACCGGCACGTTCTCAAGTCCCGTGGCGCTGACCCGGCGGGCGATGCGGCGCGCAAGGTCCGCCATGATCGTCGGCACGTCCAGATCGACGTAGTGCGTCCCGATCTCGACCGAGCGTTCATAGGCGAGCAGCCGATCCAGGACCAGCCGCGCACCCCTGGCGGCAAATGTGGGGCGGAAGAGCCAGGGGGCCCGTTCCGCGATCATGGGGTCGAGACGGTCGCGCATGGCGCTTCCTCATCAGTCCAGCATGTCGAAGACGTGAATCTCCGACCTCAATGCCGCAGATATAGGTGGATTTTGGGCAAATCCATCAGCAATCGTCCGCGAACCCGCCTCGGCAGGTCAGCGCCCACCGGACACGTCGAGGACCGTGTCCGTGACATAGGAGGCCTGATCGCCCAGCAGCCACAGGATCGCGTGCGCCACCTCTTCGGCGGTGCCGGCACGCCCCATCGGCACGGTCGGGCCCAGGCGGTCGATCCGGTCGGGCTGCCCGCCCTTGGCGTGGATGTCGGTCGCGATGATGCCCGGCCGCACGGCGTTCACCCGGATGCCACGCGGCGCCAGTTCCTGCGCCAGCCCTTTCGAGAACACTTCCAACCCGCCCTTCGTCGCGGCGTAGTCGACATATTGCCCCGGGCTTCCGAACCGTGCCGCAGCCGATGAGATGTTCACGATCGCCCCGCCCCGGGCCATGCGGGCGGCGGCCCCGGCGGCGACCAAAATCGGGGCGGTCAGGTTGATGGCGACCATGCGCGCCACGCGGTCGGCGGTAAAGTCGACAACGGGCGCCGCGGCATCGACCACGCCCGCGTTGTTGATCAGACCGTCCAGCCGGTCGTGGTCGCGATCGAACGCCGCGAACAGGTCCTCGACATGGGCGGGGTCCGACAAGTCGGCGCGGATCGTGGTGACGCGGGCGCCGGCCCGCCGCGCCTGCGCGGCGACGTCCTCGATGCCGGTGGCGTTCGCGTTCCAGTGCAGTGCCAGATCATGATCCGGCGCCGCCATCAGGGCGGTGGCCGCCCCGATGCCCGACGATGCGCCGGTGATCAGTAAGGTCCGACGGGTCATGGCAGCATGCGCCCCACCATCTCGTCCAGATCACGGCTGAGTCCTTCGGTTCCAGCCATCCGCTTCAGCTCCGTCTCGATCAGCGCCTGGCGGTCGGCGTCGTAGCGCCGCCATGTGTCGAACGCCTGCGACAGGCGCGCGGCGGTCTGTGGGTTGACCGGGTCGAGTGCGAGCAGATGGCGGGCCAGAAAGGCGTAGCCCGCGCCGCTGGGGTTGTGGAATCCGGCCGGGTTGCCCGCGGCCAGCGCGCCGACCACCGCGCGAAAGCGATTGGGGTTCGACGCATCGAAATCCGGGTGGCGCACCAGACGCTCGGCCACGGCGACGGCATCGCGGGGTGCGGCGTGGATCACCTGCGCGGTGAACCACTTGTCCATCACGAGGCGGTCGTGCTTCCAGTCTGCCTCGAATGCGGCGGCGATCTCGTCGTCGTTCGCCTCCAGCAGGCAGGCGAAGGCCGCCATCCGATCGGTCATGTTGTCCGCCGCGGCGTAGGCCGCGCGCGCCGCCTCGCCTCCGTCGATCAGGGTCCGCAGGCCCAGCAGACGCCCGGACAGCGCGCGCTTGCCCGCATCTTCCGCGCAGGGGTCGTAGGGCCCGGGCGTTGTGCAGGCGGCGCGCAGGTCGGACATTGCCGGTGAAAGCCGCTCGGCGATGGCAAGCTGCGCCGACCGCCGCATGGCATAGATCCGGTCGGGGTCGGGCACGACGCCCGCGACATGCAGCGAACCGGCCAGATCCTCCTCGGACGGCAGGGCCAGGGCCAGCGCGCGGAACGCCGGCGCGGCCGTGTCGTCGGTGGCCAGTGTCGCGACGGCGTCCAGCCACGCGTCGTCGAAAGGCGCGTCCTGGGTCAGCGCGCGCATCAGCCTGTCCTTCGCCAGCGCGCGCCCCGCTTCCCACCGCGCGAAGGGATCGGTGTCATGCGCCAGCAGCGTCAGGCGGTCCGCGTCGGATTGCTCGAACCCCAGGATCACCGGCGCCGAGAAGCCGCGCAGGATCGACAGGACCGGCCGTGCGGGCAGGTCGAAGGACAGGCTGTCGGTGACCTTCGTCAACGCATGCACTTCGGTCGCCCGGATTTCGGCCCCGCTTGCATCCAGCAGCCCGAAAGCCAGCGGGATGACCATCGGCGCCCTGTCCGTCTGTCCCGGTGTGTCCGGCACGTGCTGTGCCAGTTCGATGCGATAGGTCGATCCGTCCCAATGCTCCTCGACCTTCACGCGGGGCGTGCCGGCCTGGCTGTACCACAGCTTGAACTGCGACAGGTCGCGGCCCGTCGCCTCCTCGAAGCAGCGCAGCCAATCCTCGATCGTGGCCGCGTCGCCGTCATGCCGCTGAAAATAGAGCGCGACGCCCGCGTCGTAGCCTTCTGCCCCGACAAACGTGCGCAGCATTCCGATGACCTCGGCGCCCTTTTCGTAGATGGTGGAGGTATAGAAGTTGTTGATCTCGACGAAGCTCTCGGGCCGGACGGGATGCGCGAGCGGTCCCGCATCCTCGCGGAACTGCCTTGCGCGCAGGGCCATCACATCGCCGATCCGCTGAACGGCGGCCCCGCGTTCGTCCTGGCTGAACTGCTGGTCGCGGAAGACGGTCAGCCCTTCCTTCAGGCAAAGCTGGAACCAATCGCGACAGGTGATCCGGTTGCCGGTCCAGTTGTGGAAATACTCATGCGCCACGATCCGCTCGATATTGGCGTAATCGGCGTCCGTCGCCGTTTCCGGCGAGGCCAGGACGTAGCGGGAATTGAATATGTTCAGCCCCTTGTTTTCCATCGCGCCCATGTTGAAGTCGTCGACGGCGACGATGTTGAACACCGAGAGGTCATAGGCGCGGCCATAGACCCGCTCGTCCCACGCCATCGACCGCTTCAAACTGTCCATCGCATAGGCCGTCCGCCCCTCGTCGCCCGGCCTGACCCAGATGTTCAGCGCCACCTCTCGCCCCTCCATCGTGGTGAAGCTGTCCGATGTCGCCACCAGGTTTCCGGCCACGAGTGCGAAGAGATAGGTCGGCTTGGGCCAGGGGTCGTGCCACCGGCCTTGGCCGACCTCGTCCCCGTTGGACAGCAGGACGGGCAGGTCGGCGTCGATCTCGACGTCATAGGTCGCCATCACGTCGGGCCGGTCGAGCATCCAGGTGATGCGGCGAAAGCCTTCGGCTTCGCATTGGGTGCAGTACATGCCGTTCGACATGTAGAGGCCGGACAGCGCCTTGTTGGTCTCGGGCGCGATCGTCACCTCGGTTTCAAGAAGGAATGCGTCGGGTGTCTCGTGCAAAGTCAGCGTGTCGCCATCGAGCGTGTAGGCATCCGCCCCCAGCGGCGTCCCGTCGATGGCGAGCGAGACGGTTTCCAGATCCTCGCCGTTCAGCACCATGGCGCCGGGTCCGCGCCGCTCGCAGGTCAGGCGTGCCTGCACGCGCGTCGCCAGCGGATCCAAGCGGAAATGCAGGTCGACATGGGTGACGGTCACCGGAACCGGGGCGTAATCCTTCAGATGGACGCTCTGGTCCTGGCCGGGGGTGGCATCGCGCATTCGGGAAACTCCTCTGTCGGGCGCAAGCTAGGGGCGCTAGGCTGCGGCCGCCACCCCCGCAGGCGGGATCGCGGAAGGTCGAGGCCGTCGAGGCAGAGGGATGTAATGCCCAAAATGACGCGAAAGGCGGATCTGGCGCACAAGATCTGCGCGACCTGCGGACGTCCGTTCGCATGGCGGCGCAAATGGGCGAAGGTGTGGGCCGAGGTCCGATATTGTTCGGACCGATGCCGCGCGGCTAAGGGCGGTAAGAAAGCCTGACCAATCCGAGTTGCCGACCCGCGGGGCGTTGTCTACACGCATCCGGGACGTATGATTCAGGAGAGCCCCATGACCCGCATCGACAAATCCGGCCTGAACGTATCCGAGGATCTGGCCAGTTTCATCGAGACGCGGGCGCTGCCGGGCACGGGTGTCGACACGGCGCGGTTCTGGTCGGGCTTTTCCGAGCTTGTGCACGACCTGGCCCCCCGCAACGCGGAGTTGCTGGCGGTGCGCGAGACGATGCAGGCGCGGATCGACGCATGGCATCGCGAACGCAAGGGGCAGCCGCATGACGCGAGCGCCTACAAGGCGTTCCTGTCCGAGATCGGCTACCTCGTCGAGGAGGGCGGGGACTTCACCATCGGCACGCGGAATGTCGACCCGGAGATCGCCGCGATCCCGGGGCCGCAGCTGGTGGTGCCGATCACCAACGCGCGCTACGCGCTCAACGCCGCGAACGCGCGCTGGGGCAATCTCTACGACGCGCTTTACGGCACGGACGCATTGGGCGATCTGCCGTCGGGTGGCGGCTACGATCCAGCGCGCGGCGCCCGCGTGATCGCGTGGGGCAAGGCATTCCTCGACGATGCCGTCCCGCTTACACAGGGGGGCTGGTCGGACGTCACCGGG
Proteins encoded in this window:
- the lipB gene encoding lipoyl(octanoyl) transferase LipB, which encodes MHPEWITSDMPVPYPVALAEMEARVAAIRAGDANEAIWLLEHPPLYTAGTSADPADLKDPDRFDVFEARRGGQYTYHGPGQRVIYVMLDVAARGRDIRAFIVTLERWVIAALAEFGLRGEIRNGRVGVWIARPDLPPLPDGTPREDKIAAIGIRLSKWVSFHGISINVEPDLSHFDGIVPCGIAGHGVTSLVDLGLPVTIGDLDAALRRTSPFGSGAPGR
- a CDS encoding 1-acyl-sn-glycerol-3-phosphate acyltransferase; translation: MRDRLDPMIAERAPWLFRPTFAARGARLVLDRLLAYERSVEIGTHYVDLDVPTIMADLARRIARRVSATGLENVPVGGPALLVANHPTGIADGIILHDLLRQRRADAFYYANSDILRVLPQFEEIIVPVEWRESRRTVTKTRETMQLTRKALDRGRLGVIFPSGRLAKRRGLRLHERPWMASAAMIARKFELPVIPVHIRARNSAMFYAFDAIHPTLRDITLFHETLNKDVQPYHITFGRPLDGAALPRDANAGIEVLREATLRLGSERHGEIKLTDTRPAWRRWGARTA
- a CDS encoding SDR family oxidoreductase, translating into MTRRTLLITGASSGIGAATALMAAPDHDLALHWNANATGIEDVAAQARRAGARVTTIRADLSDPAHVEDLFAAFDRDHDRLDGLINNAGVVDAAAPVVDFTADRVARMVAINLTAPILVAAGAAARMARGGAIVNISSAAARFGSPGQYVDYAATKGGLEVFSKGLAQELAPRGIRVNAVRPGIIATDIHAKGGQPDRIDRLGPTVPMGRAGTAEEVAHAILWLLGDQASYVTDTVLDVSGGR
- the pepN gene encoding aminopeptidase N; this translates as MRDATPGQDQSVHLKDYAPVPVTVTHVDLHFRLDPLATRVQARLTCERRGPGAMVLNGEDLETVSLAIDGTPLGADAYTLDGDTLTLHETPDAFLLETEVTIAPETNKALSGLYMSNGMYCTQCEAEGFRRITWMLDRPDVMATYDVEIDADLPVLLSNGDEVGQGRWHDPWPKPTYLFALVAGNLVATSDSFTTMEGREVALNIWVRPGDEGRTAYAMDSLKRSMAWDERVYGRAYDLSVFNIVAVDDFNMGAMENKGLNIFNSRYVLASPETATDADYANIERIVAHEYFHNWTGNRITCRDWFQLCLKEGLTVFRDQQFSQDERGAAVQRIGDVMALRARQFREDAGPLAHPVRPESFVEINNFYTSTIYEKGAEVIGMLRTFVGAEGYDAGVALYFQRHDGDAATIEDWLRCFEEATGRDLSQFKLWYSQAGTPRVKVEEHWDGSTYRIELAQHVPDTPGQTDRAPMVIPLAFGLLDASGAEIRATEVHALTKVTDSLSFDLPARPVLSILRGFSAPVILGFEQSDADRLTLLAHDTDPFARWEAGRALAKDRLMRALTQDAPFDDAWLDAVATLATDDTAAPAFRALALALPSEEDLAGSLHVAGVVPDPDRIYAMRRSAQLAIAERLSPAMSDLRAACTTPGPYDPCAEDAGKRALSGRLLGLRTLIDGGEAARAAYAAADNMTDRMAAFACLLEANDDEIAAAFEADWKHDRLVMDKWFTAQVIHAAPRDAVAVAERLVRHPDFDASNPNRFRAVVGALAAGNPAGFHNPSGAGYAFLARHLLALDPVNPQTAARLSQAFDTWRRYDADRQALIETELKRMAGTEGLSRDLDEMVGRMLP
- a CDS encoding DUF2256 domain-containing protein; protein product: MPKMTRKADLAHKICATCGRPFAWRRKWAKVWAEVRYCSDRCRAAKGGKKA